In Leptolyngbya sp. NIES-2104, the genomic window GGAAACAGTGGCGTAACTTCTTGATCCATGAAGCGCTGAAATTCTTTTTCAGTCACCATTGAACCATTTGATTTTGATAAACCAAATAGTAACTCAGTCCGATTGAGTTGGTTTCCATGAAGTTGAGCTTGGCAAAAATTGGATGGGCTAAAGGCTTCGATTCCGCTTGAAGGTGGTTTGAGAAGTGCGATCGCAGTAAATCCTAATCCAGAAGCAAGCAGAATATTGATAATCGGTTTGAGTTTCATAGATTTTCCTGCTAAATTTTTTGTCGATCGATTAACTGTGCGAACAATCCCGCTTGATTTGCCAATTGATCAAAGTTCCCTTGTTGAACAACTCGACCATTTTGAAACACATAAATGCGATCGGCAGTGCGAATGGTGCTGAGACGATGAGCGATCGCAACGCGAGTCACTTTGAGCCGTTCTAGACTTTGAGACACGATCGCTTGAGTGCGATTATCGAGCGCACTGGTTGCTTCATCAAACAAGAGAATTTTGGGCTTGAGCACGAGCGATCGGGCAATCAATAATCGCTGGCATTGTCCACCCGAAAGATTCGTTCCACCCTCACTCACAACGGTGTGCATTCCCATCGGCATCGATTCAACATCTTCAGCAAAGCCTGCCATTCGAGCCGCTTCCCAAGCTTCATCCATGGTGACTAATGCACCGCTCGCAATGTTCTCAAAGATCGTTCCAGACATCAATCGACTATTCTGCATCACGACTCCTAACTGGCGGCGCACTGCATTCATATCCAGTCCGGATAAATCTTGCCCGTCATAGTAGATTGTTCCAGATTCAGGCATATCAAAGCCTAATAGCAATCGGAACAAGGTTGATTTGCCGCTGCCTGAAGGACCGACCAAAGCAATAAATTCTCCGGGTTCTGCTTCGATGCTGACATCATCAAGCGTTAAAGGACCATCATCTCGATAGCGGAAAATTGCATGATCTACGAGGAATCGACCAGAGAGCCGACCTGGATCAGCTTTCGCCGCATCCACTTCCGGTCGAGCTTCTAAAATCGGTTGTGCCCGTTCCCATAGCGGAACAATCTTCAAAACATCGATCGCAGTCGAGCTTAAACTCGTTGCACCTGCAATAAATGTTCCAAATGCTGCATTGAACGCAAGAAATGTTCCGGTTGAAAAGCCGCCTCCTTGAGTTTGTGACTGTTGAAGTAATGTTGTTGCAAACCAAAATAAAATCGCTGTTGTCAGAGTCGGGAGCATCTTATTTAGCACTGCAACGACATCTTCGATTCCTTGAGTGCTCAGCATCCATTTGATTTGCTGGCTATACTGTTTGCCCCAATAAGCAAAAGCACGCGATTCGGCTCCAGCTACCCGCAGTTTGGTCACGCTGTTGATCAGTTGCACCATTACGCCAAACAGTTGACCCTGCAATTCGAGTAGCGGACGAACCTTACGCAGCGTCATCACACCGGATACGATCGTAACGGTGACATTCACCAAGGCGACTAATGTAGCAATCAAAGCAAGAGACGCATTGTAGTGGAATAATAAGCCTAGATTTAACAATGAAAACAAGCTAGTAAAAATGCTTCTGAGAACTGTGCTGCTGAGCTTTTGACGAATTTGGCTCACGGCGCTAACTCGTGAGTTCAAATCTCCGATCGAGTATTGTCGAAAGAATGAAGCTTTCAAGTTCAACAATCGATCCCAAACTGCTGATTGTGTAGAAGAATCGGCAAACGTCTCAACCCGCATAATCGCGCTACCTTGTGCTAACTGAAACAGCGTTCCACCAAAAGCCGTCGCGAGTAAGCCGAATGCAATCTGCACGAGTAAACTGCGATCGGCATCAGGAATCGCATGATCAATCAAGACGGCTGTCGCTTGCGGTGTAACCATTCCAAGTAGCGTGGTTGCGATCCCTGCAAATAAAACAACGATTAATTCGTGATAGTGTCCCCGGAGTGCAAATCGCAGAAGATCCAGGGTTTTCAGTGCTTTTTCTGGTAGTGGACGATAAAAGGTGTAAGCAGTTGAAGTGAGGTGCGGTGCATTGCGATTGTTCACAATGACCCGTGATTGTTGCAAAGGATCGTAAATCTCGTAGCGCGTATCGGATATCGGTAGAATTGCAACCGGATGATTGTCATCTGATGTGTAAGTGAGCATTGCACCGCAGTCTTTTTTCCACCACTGATCGCGCAATGACACTTGTCGCATTCGCAATCGAGAAGACCGCGCGATCGCAATTAATGGATCACTCACTCGTTTGAGATCTTCGGATTTTGCTGGCGGTCGAATCGTCACTCCTAATGCTCGACCGACTGCCCCCGCTGCCATCAGAAGTGCTTGATCAGCATCGATTGCAGCAGGTTGATCCACGGATGTTCCTGGCGTTTTCAACAATGACACCAGTTCACCCAGCGTTTCATCCATCACTTGCTGATTTAGATGTTGCCGCTCTTGAAATCGTGATTGTTCGGCGATCGCTTCTTGTTGTTCTAGTCGTTCAATCGCTTGAAGGAAATGAACCTGAAGCTGAGTTAAGCCTGCAATCAGTCTGTCTACATTGTCAATTTCGAGTGTGGTTTGAGCAGAAAGCTCGATCGTTGATCCAGCTTGCAGCCACAAGTTAGAGCTAAACGGTAAAAGTTCAGCATCAGGAACAAGCAATAGTTCTTCAAATCCCATCCAAGTTGCATAACCTTGTTGCAGTTGCACCCAGACGATCGTGTTTCGCGGCGGCTGGAAGACTTGCTCGGTGGTGAGTGCAAAGTAGCGCGTTCCTTCCTCTTGAGCAGGTAGCTCAGGCGCGATGATGTCTGAAAGTGCCGCTCCGAGGTGTTCAATCCAGTTCTCGATCCAAGCGATCGCTTGTCCATCGATGATGGATTGGTAAAACTCTAGCAGTGACACTTTCAACAATTCAGTCTCTTCGATCGACACTGCTAAAAGTTGCCGTCCTGCGCTCGGTGGAGCTGCGAACATCGCCTGCTGATTTTTGACTGTGAATAAATAGCGGCGAGTTCCTTCGGTCGTGCCGTTTTCGAGTGCAACGGCAAACACCGCAAATGAGCCTGATTTGACAATCCAAATCGTTTGCGGATCATCGAGCAAAATCGGCTCATTTCCATTTAATCGATGTGTTTCTCCGCGTAAGCTCGTAACTCTCACCTGATCAAGCATAATACCCTCCGCTTAGAGCGCTTCTCCTTCGCTCCGAATCAATTGCAAATACTTTCCTTCAACTTGCCGCAGTTCGTCATGACTGCCCCGTTGCACAACTTTTCCGCGATCGAGGACAATAATCTCATCACAGTCCCGAATCGTACTTAATCGATGCGCCACAATAATGCAGGTACAGCCTCGCTCTCGGAGCTTCTGATCAATCATTTTTTCAGTCTCAGTATCCAGAGCGCTTGTTGCTTCATCCATGACAAGAATCGATGGATTGTTCACTAAAGTTCGCGCAATCTCTAACCGTTGTCGTTGACCGCCGCTTAAGTTTGTTGCACCTTCAGCTAAATCAGCGTTGTAGCCTCCAGGCATCGATAACACAACCTCATGAATAGCTGCATCTTTACAAGCTCGAACTATGTTGCTTTGAGGAATCGTGGCATCCCAGAGCGTCAAATTATCGCGAACACTGCCCGAAAACAGCGAAATATCTTGTTCAACAAGCGCGATCGAATTCGTGATGACTTCGCGCCGAATCTGTGTTCTCGGTTGATGATCAAACAAGATTTCGCCTGACCACGGCTCATACAATCCACACACGAGCTTTGCAACCGTTGACTTACCCGATCCGCTTCCACCCACTAGCGCGACTCGTTGACCCGGTTTAAGCCGAAGACTGAGATTTTCAATCAATGGTTTACCTGCGCGATTGTAGCCGAACGTTAAGTGACGTAGTTCAACATAGCCTTGAAGTCGAACCGTTGAGGCAGAAAGCGATCGAGGTTGAGACAATGCAGTATCGATCGGGTTTCGTAGCACATCATCGAGTCGATTCAGGTTGCCTTCCATTTCTTGTAGTTCACCCGCAAGCGAAACGAGATTGTTCACAGGCTCTAGAAACTTCTGCATCATTGCTTGAAATGCGACTAGCATCCCAATGCTCAATGCTCCATCCATTACACGCAATCCGCCGACTACTAATAACAACATTGAAGTAATCGAAGTCAGGAATGAAGGTAGCACACCCAATGTTTGATTCGTAGTATCCATTTCCTGACGGGCGTTGATTGCTTTTGCGTAGTAGCCTGCCCAGCGTGAAAAGAAATCTGATTCGAGTCCAGATGATTTTAGCGTTTCCATACTTTGCAGTCCGGAGATCGAAACACCGCTCACTTTTCCTTGTTCTTGCATTAATCGCATATTGGCATCGACTCGTTGCCGAGACACCCATCGCCAAACTGCAATATTCACTGCCACAAACGCAATCCCGATCGAGGTTAATATCACATCGTATTGCAGCATCACAAAGGCATAGAAAAACACGGTCACGGCTGAAATCATCGTGGTTGCAAGCCGTCCCGATAACAATGTCGCTAAACTATCATTCAACCGCACTCGACTACTAATTTCTCCAGCAAATCGTTGATCATAAAAGCTCACAGGCAAGCGGAGAATGTGCCACAAAAAGCGGCTCGACATTCCGATCGCAAGCTTAATCTTCAATCGTCGCAGAAACTGGAGTTGCAGCAGTGTGAGAAATCCATTCAAAACCGCTGTAAATAAAATTCCGAATATCAATGGACGAATCCAATCATCGCGACCTTCGATCAAAACATTATCGACAAAAGCTTGAGAGAATGCGGGTAAAGCTAACCCAGGAATGACTAATAACAATCCCGCAGCCACGCAATACAGTAATGCCCCGATCGAGCCTTGCAATCGATCCCACAATGCTAATACTGTGCTCGGTTTGCGTCCACCGGGTCTAAACTCTGCGCCCGGCTCAAATACCAGAACAACGCCTGTGTAAGACTCGTTAAATTCCTCGATCGACACGGTGCGAGGTCCCGTTGCCGGATCGTTGAGATAAACCTTATTTTTATCGAAGCCTTCGACTACTAAAAAATGGTTAAAGTTCCAAAACACAATATACGGACATTTTAGCTTTCGCAGTGCTTCTAATTCGGTCTTAAAGCCTTTTGCTTGTAAGTGATAGCTTTTTGCAGCACTGAGAACATTCGAGGCTTTACTACCATCGCGTGACACGCCACACGCTTGACGCAATTCTGCTAAGGGAACAATGCGATCGTAATAAGCCAAAATAATTCCTAATGCTGCCGCACCACATTCGACCGCCTCCATTTGCAGAAGTGTTGGAGTTCGGCGACGACGATCCGGACGTAACGCCAACGGTTGAAGAATTCGCTTCGGTAAACGCCACAACATTATATAACTCCTAAGAGGGTGTTTGAAAAGTATAGAAAGTCTTTTCGCTTCGATTACCTCCCGCCCTGAAATGAATTTCGGGCTAATGGTGGAAAGTCTACTGAAGTAGACTAGGAGACTGTTTCAGGTTCTTAGTCCTTTTCAAAGGACTTTCGTCGATTAGCCCGAAATTCATTTCAGGGCGGGAGTTGCAACGAACGACAACTTTTCAAACATCCTCTAATAAACACCGCTCCACGATCGCAAAATTGGAAAGACAAACGTAATTGGGGCTTGTTCTTCGATGGTTACCCGGACTGAAGTTGTGATACCGGATGTAACCTGTTCTTCAGGTCCTTTCGATGAAGACCATCGCAACCCGCTTTTCGTGTTTGGATCAGGTTGCAATTCAGCAATAACTTGAATTTGCGGACCTTTCTCGGTCAAGCTTTGTAGCAGTTCTGCTCCGCCAATTACATTCGCAGCACTTTCTTTTGTGACTGGAAATGCAGACACGCTAGCCACTTTTGCAACAATGCCGCCAAACCGTTCGCGCTTAACTGTTGAAGGGGTAACTTGTAGCTCCATGCCTTTTTGCACTTTCTTGCCTTCACTCACGGGAAGATAAGCTACGCTCATCAATTGGCTCGAAGCATCTTGAGCCTCGATCGTGCCAATGCGATCGTTTTCTTGTAAATTCTGTCCCGGAATTGCCGTGACTTCTAACACTCGCCCACTATAGTTACTGATGACTTGGCTCTTACCTTTAATCTGCGATGAGAGTTCTGTGATTAAGCGTTCAGTATCTTGAATCTCTTTTTTCCGATTGGTTGCGATGTTTAAATCTTGCTCTGCCTGAGTCGCAGTCTTACTATCTAAGGCTTGCAATTGAGCTTCCAAGGTTTTAGCACTGTTGAGATTCTCTAGAAACTGCCGTTGAGCATCGGCTTCTTTGACATCGAGTTGCTTTAACTGCGATTCTGCTTCACTGATGCGCGTTTGGGCACCCAGCACATCTTGTCGCGCTTGTAATACTGCATCAGCGGAAACAGCACCTTGTTTTAACAAGTCTTCGCGATTTGCTAACCGTTTCTGAAACGTTGGCAATAGTTCACGAGTTGCTTGTAAGCGCTGCTCTAAGTTTTGTCGATCGCGCTGAATCGCTTCTAAACCTTTCTCACGCAGAATTGGAGTTACCGATTGAGTTGCTACTAAACTTTGTTGCAACGCTTGTCGCTGTTGTTGGATTGTGTTGTTGTCCACACCTTGACGCTGAAGTTGCAGTGAGTTTGCAGCGCGGTCTTGTTCTTGAAGTTGAGCCAGCTTCGATCGAGCGAGTTGCAGCTTTTCTTGCAGTTCAGTTTGATCAATGGTTGCAATCACCTGTCCCTTTTTCACCGTGTCGCCCACTCGAACATTGACTGCAATAATTTGACCAGAACTGGGAGATTGAAACGGTGTGACTTTACTTGGAAACACAATCACGCCTTGTCCAGCGACGGTAATTGGAATTCGACCAAACACACTCCATGCAAGCCCGATCGCGATCAGTGAACCCATTGCGGTGAGTGGAATCCACTTTCTCGGCTGAACGACTTGCATCAGTTGATCAAGCCGCTCTGGAGACGATAAGCGATCGAGCGCTTCTTTGCGAAATAAATTCGGTTTCTCAGTCGTTGTCATAGTTCCACCAGAATTTCAATCTTTAACTACCACGAATCTGCTTTAACATCCAATCAAATCGAGTTCCAGCTAATGTAACTTGAGCTAAAAATCCAGAGCTTAGCTCTTCGTCATACGTCAACGTCTCATCTAAAGAGCGACCCGAACTATAGCTAAGTCGCCCATATCCCATACTATTGATAATGGCTTGCTGTTTTTCAGTTAATAAAATCGCCAACACACGGTAGAACCGGGATGCAAAGCCCACATCGCTTAATAACTTTGCAGAGAGTCGCCAACGGGGAATCGTGAGCACGATCGAGTCTTCGATCGCCCGAATCGAAACAGCAGGGGGACTCGCTTCGATAAACGGTGTTTCCCCCACAATATCTCCACGCGATAATTGAGCTAACTCTCGTTCTGGTGCTTCGGTGTCTTCTAAGTGAGAGAAAGCACGCACTAATGGATTGTTCAAATCCTCAGATACCGAAGCCGCCATCTTACCATCGAGTAAAATGTGGAGCGCTTCAACGGGTCTGCCGCCGTGAATTAACACTGTTCCAGCGGGAACTCTCGCGGCTTTACCCGCAGCAATCATCCAGCCGATATCACTATCATTCAATCCAGCGAAAATAAACAATACTTCTCGGATCTGAGGATGACAAAGAACCACAGTGCTATGACCAATTTGGCGCACTAACTGATCAAGACGATTCGCGAGTAAAACTGCGATCGCTCGATAAAAATGAGCCGCGAAACTCAAATTTTCATGTAGTTTTGCCATTAATTGGGCACGTGGAATCATGAGAATCAATGATTTTCTCAACGCTTTGACGGTCGTCGATGAAAGGTAAGATTCTAAAAAAGGAACCTCTCCCGCAAGTTCACCATTTGCTAATCGTGCAATTTCTCGCCCTGGAAGTTCTCCACCTTCTAAAACGGCAAATGCACGACCTAACGGATTGTCACCCGCTTGAGTAACCGTCACAATTAATTCACCATCTAGCAGAATGTACAGTGCATCAACGGGTTCTCCTTGACGGATTAATGTTGTACCTGCGGAAATTTCTTCTCGACGACCCGCTGTGAGCATCCAGTCAATATCACTATTGCTGAGTTCTTTAAGTAGGACTTCTGACATAGCTTAACGTCCTTGTGATGTGAGACGCGGAAAAATTGGCATAACTCAGAAACAGTTTCAGCGGTGCTTTAGACGATGTTAAGGAAAGCAGTTGAGTAACAATGACCCAACTGCAATCTTCAGTCCTTTTCGTAAAGCAGCACCCTGAAAGTCCAGCCTCAACTTACTCCGGTGTGCTGTAAGTTTTTTTGCTGTA contains:
- a CDS encoding DUF3574 domain-containing protein, translating into MKLKPIINILLASGLGFTAIALLKPPSSGIEAFSPSNFCQAQLHGNQLNRTELLFGLSKSNGSMVTEKEFQRFMDQEVTPLFPNGLTVITAAGQFKDPNAQVIKEPSKVLLLLYPFDSESNRRIEHIRAAYRSKFQQQSVLRTDARSCVSF
- a CDS encoding NHLP bacteriocin export ABC transporter permease/ATPase subunit; protein product: MLDQVRVTSLRGETHRLNGNEPILLDDPQTIWIVKSGSFAVFAVALENGTTEGTRRYLFTVKNQQAMFAAPPSAGRQLLAVSIEETELLKVSLLEFYQSIIDGQAIAWIENWIEHLGAALSDIIAPELPAQEEGTRYFALTTEQVFQPPRNTIVWVQLQQGYATWMGFEELLLVPDAELLPFSSNLWLQAGSTIELSAQTTLEIDNVDRLIAGLTQLQVHFLQAIERLEQQEAIAEQSRFQERQHLNQQVMDETLGELVSLLKTPGTSVDQPAAIDADQALLMAAGAVGRALGVTIRPPAKSEDLKRVSDPLIAIARSSRLRMRQVSLRDQWWKKDCGAMLTYTSDDNHPVAILPISDTRYEIYDPLQQSRVIVNNRNAPHLTSTAYTFYRPLPEKALKTLDLLRFALRGHYHELIVVLFAGIATTLLGMVTPQATAVLIDHAIPDADRSLLVQIAFGLLATAFGGTLFQLAQGSAIMRVETFADSSTQSAVWDRLLNLKASFFRQYSIGDLNSRVSAVSQIRQKLSSTVLRSIFTSLFSLLNLGLLFHYNASLALIATLVALVNVTVTIVSGVMTLRKVRPLLELQGQLFGVMVQLINSVTKLRVAGAESRAFAYWGKQYSQQIKWMLSTQGIEDVVAVLNKMLPTLTTAILFWFATTLLQQSQTQGGGFSTGTFLAFNAAFGTFIAGATSLSSTAIDVLKIVPLWERAQPILEARPEVDAAKADPGRLSGRFLVDHAIFRYRDDGPLTLDDVSIEAEPGEFIALVGPSGSGKSTLFRLLLGFDMPESGTIYYDGQDLSGLDMNAVRRQLGVVMQNSRLMSGTIFENIASGALVTMDEAWEAARMAGFAEDVESMPMGMHTVVSEGGTNLSGGQCQRLLIARSLVLKPKILLFDEATSALDNRTQAIVSQSLERLKVTRVAIAHRLSTIRTADRIYVFQNGRVVQQGNFDQLANQAGLFAQLIDRQKI
- a CDS encoding NHLP family bacteriocin export ABC transporter peptidase/permease/ATPase subunit; its protein translation is MLWRLPKRILQPLALRPDRRRRTPTLLQMEAVECGAAALGIILAYYDRIVPLAELRQACGVSRDGSKASNVLSAAKSYHLQAKGFKTELEALRKLKCPYIVFWNFNHFLVVEGFDKNKVYLNDPATGPRTVSIEEFNESYTGVVLVFEPGAEFRPGGRKPSTVLALWDRLQGSIGALLYCVAAGLLLVIPGLALPAFSQAFVDNVLIEGRDDWIRPLIFGILFTAVLNGFLTLLQLQFLRRLKIKLAIGMSSRFLWHILRLPVSFYDQRFAGEISSRVRLNDSLATLLSGRLATTMISAVTVFFYAFVMLQYDVILTSIGIAFVAVNIAVWRWVSRQRVDANMRLMQEQGKVSGVSISGLQSMETLKSSGLESDFFSRWAGYYAKAINARQEMDTTNQTLGVLPSFLTSITSMLLLVVGGLRVMDGALSIGMLVAFQAMMQKFLEPVNNLVSLAGELQEMEGNLNRLDDVLRNPIDTALSQPRSLSASTVRLQGYVELRHLTFGYNRAGKPLIENLSLRLKPGQRVALVGGSGSGKSTVAKLVCGLYEPWSGEILFDHQPRTQIRREVITNSIALVEQDISLFSGSVRDNLTLWDATIPQSNIVRACKDAAIHEVVLSMPGGYNADLAEGATNLSGGQRQRLEIARTLVNNPSILVMDEATSALDTETEKMIDQKLRERGCTCIIVAHRLSTIRDCDEIIVLDRGKVVQRGSHDELRQVEGKYLQLIRSEGEAL
- a CDS encoding NHLP bacteriocin system secretion protein, coding for MTTTEKPNLFRKEALDRLSSPERLDQLMQVVQPRKWIPLTAMGSLIAIGLAWSVFGRIPITVAGQGVIVFPSKVTPFQSPSSGQIIAVNVRVGDTVKKGQVIATIDQTELQEKLQLARSKLAQLQEQDRAANSLQLQRQGVDNNTIQQQRQALQQSLVATQSVTPILREKGLEAIQRDRQNLEQRLQATRELLPTFQKRLANREDLLKQGAVSADAVLQARQDVLGAQTRISEAESQLKQLDVKEADAQRQFLENLNSAKTLEAQLQALDSKTATQAEQDLNIATNRKKEIQDTERLITELSSQIKGKSQVISNYSGRVLEVTAIPGQNLQENDRIGTIEAQDASSQLMSVAYLPVSEGKKVQKGMELQVTPSTVKRERFGGIVAKVASVSAFPVTKESAANVIGGAELLQSLTEKGPQIQVIAELQPDPNTKSGLRWSSSKGPEEQVTSGITTSVRVTIEEQAPITFVFPILRSWSGVY
- a CDS encoding cyclic nucleotide-binding domain-containing protein — its product is MSEVLLKELSNSDIDWMLTAGRREEISAGTTLIRQGEPVDALYILLDGELIVTVTQAGDNPLGRAFAVLEGGELPGREIARLANGELAGEVPFLESYLSSTTVKALRKSLILMIPRAQLMAKLHENLSFAAHFYRAIAVLLANRLDQLVRQIGHSTVVLCHPQIREVLFIFAGLNDSDIGWMIAAGKAARVPAGTVLIHGGRPVEALHILLDGKMAASVSEDLNNPLVRAFSHLEDTEAPERELAQLSRGDIVGETPFIEASPPAVSIRAIEDSIVLTIPRWRLSAKLLSDVGFASRFYRVLAILLTEKQQAIINSMGYGRLSYSSGRSLDETLTYDEELSSGFLAQVTLAGTRFDWMLKQIRGS